The following are encoded in a window of Vespula pensylvanica isolate Volc-1 chromosome 2, ASM1446617v1, whole genome shotgun sequence genomic DNA:
- the LOC122637648 gene encoding heterogeneous nuclear ribonucleoprotein 27C-like isoform X3, with protein sequence MRVKTEMDDDEKGKLFVGGLSWETTQENLQRYFGRYGEVIDCVVMKNSESGRSRGFGFVTFSDPANVPLVLQNGPHQLDGRTIDPKPCNPRTLQKPKRSGGFPKVFLGGLPSNVTETDLRSFFTRFGKVMEVVIMYDQEKKKSRGFGFLSFEDEDAVDRCVAEHFVSLNGKQVEIKRAEPRDSSSKMNDSHQGQWGPPQQGGPPMGMAGNMGPMGGPNGQMGGPMMGGPMGPPGNMMQQYQGWGTSPQTGGYAGYSTQYNTQGWGAPPGPPQQQQIPPPPPHQWGSSYNVQPAAATQGYGSYGGPAAAASGGYGPTAGTGGAAGGGPGGSWNSWNMPQNGPPPGTQPPPQPPQPNSSQPNSNSNPSGPQGDMYSRQTTGSGAPGTSSSSAKTPDYSGYSAYGNYADTTYPQQRSYTGGESNQGSLFPRRPVHFSDWMMRGLWT encoded by the exons ATGAGAGTGAAGACCGAAatggacgacgacgaaaaggg AAAACTGTTTGTTGGAGGATTGTCTTGGGAGACAACGCAAGAAAATCTGCAACGTTACTTCGGTCGTTATGGCGAAGTAATTGATTGTGTTGTTATGAAAAATAGTGAATCTGGACGAAGCCGTGGATTTGGATTCGTTACATTTAGCGATCCTGCTAATGTTCCTTTGGTTCTTCAAAATGGACCACATCAACTTGATGGACGTACG ATTGATCCAAAGCCATGTAATCCACGTACCTTACAAAAACCAAAACGCAGTGGTGGTTTTCCAAAAGTTTTTCTTGGCGGCCTTCCAAGTAACGTGACAGAAACTGATCTTAGGTCCTTCTTTACTCGATTTGGGAAGGTTATGGAAGTTGTCATTATGTatgatcaagaaaaaaagaaatcgagag GATTTGGCTTTCTCAGTTTTGAGGATGAAGATGCTGTGGACCGATGCGTTGCGGAGCATTTTGTCAGCTTAAATGGAAAACAG GTTGAAATTAAACGTGCTGAACCTCGAGATTCTTCAAGTAAAATGAATGATAGTCATCAAGGTCAGTGGGGTCCGCCTCAACAAGGCGGCCCACCAATGGGTATGGCTGGGAATATGGGACCTATGGGTGGTCCAAATGGTCAGATGGGTGGACCTATGATGGGTGGTCCTATGGGACCTCCTGGAAATATGATGCAACAATATCAAGGTTGGGGTACAAGTCCTCAGACTGGTGGATATGCTGGATATAGTACTCAGTATAATACTCAAGGATGGGGTGCACCACCAGGACCACCTCAACAACAGCAAATcccaccaccgccaccgcaTCAATGGGGTAGCAGTTATAATGTCCAGCCTGCAGCAGCAACTCAAGGTTATGGAAGTTATG GTGGGCCGGCGGCGGCCGCTTCAGGGGGCTACGGGCCCACGGCGGGTACTGGCGGGGCTGCGGGGGGCGGGCCCGGGGGTTCTTGGAACTCCTGGAACATGCCACAGAATGGGCCCCCTCCTGGGACCCAGCCACCACCCCAGCCCCCTCAACCCAACTCCTCGCAGCCCAACTCCAACTCGAACCCCTCTGGCCCGCAGG GTGATATGTATTCACGACAAACTACCGGCTCAGGTGCACCTGGAACTAGTAGCAGTTCGGCTAAAACACCGGATTACAGTGGCTATTCCGCATATGGTAATTATGCTGATACCACTTATCCTCAACAACGTTCATATACGGGAGGAGAAAGCAACCAAG
- the LOC122637648 gene encoding heterogeneous nuclear ribonucleoprotein 27C-like isoform X1, with the protein MRVKTEMDDDEKGKLFVGGLSWETTQENLQRYFGRYGEVIDCVVMKNSESGRSRGFGFVTFSDPANVPLVLQNGPHQLDGRTIDPKPCNPRTLQKPKRSGGFPKVFLGGLPSNVTETDLRSFFTRFGKVMEVVIMYDQEKKKSRGFGFLSFEDEDAVDRCVAEHFVSLNGKQVEIKRAEPRDSSSKMNDSHQGQWGPPQQGGPPMGMAGNMGPMGGPNGQMGGPMMGGPMGPPGNMMQQYQGWGTSPQTGGYAGYSTQYNTQGWGAPPGPPQQQQIPPPPPHQWGSSYNVQPAAATQGYGSYGGPAAAASGGYGPTAGTGGAAGGGPGGSWNSWNMPQNGPPPGTQPPPQPPQPNSSQPNSNSNPSGPQGDMYSRQTTGSGAPGTSSSSAKTPDYSGYSAYGNYADTTYPQQRSYTGGESNQDTSPIPKFKNTETGSPTFIPNGDAAPGPQRFSLTQHTNYHPYRR; encoded by the exons ATGAGAGTGAAGACCGAAatggacgacgacgaaaaggg AAAACTGTTTGTTGGAGGATTGTCTTGGGAGACAACGCAAGAAAATCTGCAACGTTACTTCGGTCGTTATGGCGAAGTAATTGATTGTGTTGTTATGAAAAATAGTGAATCTGGACGAAGCCGTGGATTTGGATTCGTTACATTTAGCGATCCTGCTAATGTTCCTTTGGTTCTTCAAAATGGACCACATCAACTTGATGGACGTACG ATTGATCCAAAGCCATGTAATCCACGTACCTTACAAAAACCAAAACGCAGTGGTGGTTTTCCAAAAGTTTTTCTTGGCGGCCTTCCAAGTAACGTGACAGAAACTGATCTTAGGTCCTTCTTTACTCGATTTGGGAAGGTTATGGAAGTTGTCATTATGTatgatcaagaaaaaaagaaatcgagag GATTTGGCTTTCTCAGTTTTGAGGATGAAGATGCTGTGGACCGATGCGTTGCGGAGCATTTTGTCAGCTTAAATGGAAAACAG GTTGAAATTAAACGTGCTGAACCTCGAGATTCTTCAAGTAAAATGAATGATAGTCATCAAGGTCAGTGGGGTCCGCCTCAACAAGGCGGCCCACCAATGGGTATGGCTGGGAATATGGGACCTATGGGTGGTCCAAATGGTCAGATGGGTGGACCTATGATGGGTGGTCCTATGGGACCTCCTGGAAATATGATGCAACAATATCAAGGTTGGGGTACAAGTCCTCAGACTGGTGGATATGCTGGATATAGTACTCAGTATAATACTCAAGGATGGGGTGCACCACCAGGACCACCTCAACAACAGCAAATcccaccaccgccaccgcaTCAATGGGGTAGCAGTTATAATGTCCAGCCTGCAGCAGCAACTCAAGGTTATGGAAGTTATG GTGGGCCGGCGGCGGCCGCTTCAGGGGGCTACGGGCCCACGGCGGGTACTGGCGGGGCTGCGGGGGGCGGGCCCGGGGGTTCTTGGAACTCCTGGAACATGCCACAGAATGGGCCCCCTCCTGGGACCCAGCCACCACCCCAGCCCCCTCAACCCAACTCCTCGCAGCCCAACTCCAACTCGAACCCCTCTGGCCCGCAGG GTGATATGTATTCACGACAAACTACCGGCTCAGGTGCACCTGGAACTAGTAGCAGTTCGGCTAAAACACCGGATTACAGTGGCTATTCCGCATATGGTAATTATGCTGATACCACTTATCCTCAACAACGTTCATATACGGGAGGAGAAAGCAACCAAG
- the LOC122637648 gene encoding heterogeneous nuclear ribonucleoprotein 27C-like isoform X6, translating to MRVKTEMDDDEKGKLFVGGLSWETTQENLQRYFGRYGEVIDCVVMKNSESGRSRGFGFVTFSDPANVPLVLQNGPHQLDGRTIDPKPCNPRTLQKPKRSGGFPKVFLGGLPSNVTETDLRSFFTRFGKVMEVVIMYDQEKKKSRGFGFLSFEDEDAVDRCVAEHFVSLNGKQVEIKRAEPRDSSSKMNDSHQGQWGPPQQGGPPMGMAGNMGPMGGPNGQMGGPMMGGPMGPPGNMMQQYQGWGTSPQTGGYAGYSTQYNTQGWGAPPGPPQQQQIPPPPPHQWGSSYNVQPAAATQGYGSYGGPAAAASGGYGPTAGTGGAAGGGPGGSWNSWNMPQNGPPPGTQPPPQPPQPNSSQPNSNSNPSGPQGDMYSRQTTGSGAPGTSSSSAKTPDYSGYSAYGNYADTTYPQQRSYTGGESNQGY from the exons ATGAGAGTGAAGACCGAAatggacgacgacgaaaaggg AAAACTGTTTGTTGGAGGATTGTCTTGGGAGACAACGCAAGAAAATCTGCAACGTTACTTCGGTCGTTATGGCGAAGTAATTGATTGTGTTGTTATGAAAAATAGTGAATCTGGACGAAGCCGTGGATTTGGATTCGTTACATTTAGCGATCCTGCTAATGTTCCTTTGGTTCTTCAAAATGGACCACATCAACTTGATGGACGTACG ATTGATCCAAAGCCATGTAATCCACGTACCTTACAAAAACCAAAACGCAGTGGTGGTTTTCCAAAAGTTTTTCTTGGCGGCCTTCCAAGTAACGTGACAGAAACTGATCTTAGGTCCTTCTTTACTCGATTTGGGAAGGTTATGGAAGTTGTCATTATGTatgatcaagaaaaaaagaaatcgagag GATTTGGCTTTCTCAGTTTTGAGGATGAAGATGCTGTGGACCGATGCGTTGCGGAGCATTTTGTCAGCTTAAATGGAAAACAG GTTGAAATTAAACGTGCTGAACCTCGAGATTCTTCAAGTAAAATGAATGATAGTCATCAAGGTCAGTGGGGTCCGCCTCAACAAGGCGGCCCACCAATGGGTATGGCTGGGAATATGGGACCTATGGGTGGTCCAAATGGTCAGATGGGTGGACCTATGATGGGTGGTCCTATGGGACCTCCTGGAAATATGATGCAACAATATCAAGGTTGGGGTACAAGTCCTCAGACTGGTGGATATGCTGGATATAGTACTCAGTATAATACTCAAGGATGGGGTGCACCACCAGGACCACCTCAACAACAGCAAATcccaccaccgccaccgcaTCAATGGGGTAGCAGTTATAATGTCCAGCCTGCAGCAGCAACTCAAGGTTATGGAAGTTATG GTGGGCCGGCGGCGGCCGCTTCAGGGGGCTACGGGCCCACGGCGGGTACTGGCGGGGCTGCGGGGGGCGGGCCCGGGGGTTCTTGGAACTCCTGGAACATGCCACAGAATGGGCCCCCTCCTGGGACCCAGCCACCACCCCAGCCCCCTCAACCCAACTCCTCGCAGCCCAACTCCAACTCGAACCCCTCTGGCCCGCAGG GTGATATGTATTCACGACAAACTACCGGCTCAGGTGCACCTGGAACTAGTAGCAGTTCGGCTAAAACACCGGATTACAGTGGCTATTCCGCATATGGTAATTATGCTGATACCACTTATCCTCAACAACGTTCATATACGGGAGGAGAAAGCAACCAAG
- the LOC122637648 gene encoding heterogeneous nuclear ribonucleoprotein 27C-like isoform X4, producing MRVKTEMDDDEKGKLFVGGLSWETTQENLQRYFGRYGEVIDCVVMKNSESGRSRGFGFVTFSDPANVPLVLQNGPHQLDGRTIDPKPCNPRTLQKPKRSGGFPKVFLGGLPSNVTETDLRSFFTRFGKVMEVVIMYDQEKKKSRGFGFLSFEDEDAVDRCVAEHFVSLNGKQVEIKRAEPRDSSSKMNDSHQGQWGPPQQGGPPMGMAGNMGPMGGPNGQMGGPMMGGPMGPPGNMMQQYQGWGTSPQTGGYAGYSTQYNTQGWGAPPGPPQQQQIPPPPPHQWGSSYNVQPAAATQGYGSYGGPAAAASGGYGPTAGTGGAAGGGPGGSWNSWNMPQNGPPPGTQPPPQPPQPNSSQPNSNSNPSGPQGDMYSRQTTGSGAPGTSSSSAKTPDYSGYSAYGNYADTTYPQQRSYTGGESNQGSKYHEDLRPKKPRT from the exons ATGAGAGTGAAGACCGAAatggacgacgacgaaaaggg AAAACTGTTTGTTGGAGGATTGTCTTGGGAGACAACGCAAGAAAATCTGCAACGTTACTTCGGTCGTTATGGCGAAGTAATTGATTGTGTTGTTATGAAAAATAGTGAATCTGGACGAAGCCGTGGATTTGGATTCGTTACATTTAGCGATCCTGCTAATGTTCCTTTGGTTCTTCAAAATGGACCACATCAACTTGATGGACGTACG ATTGATCCAAAGCCATGTAATCCACGTACCTTACAAAAACCAAAACGCAGTGGTGGTTTTCCAAAAGTTTTTCTTGGCGGCCTTCCAAGTAACGTGACAGAAACTGATCTTAGGTCCTTCTTTACTCGATTTGGGAAGGTTATGGAAGTTGTCATTATGTatgatcaagaaaaaaagaaatcgagag GATTTGGCTTTCTCAGTTTTGAGGATGAAGATGCTGTGGACCGATGCGTTGCGGAGCATTTTGTCAGCTTAAATGGAAAACAG GTTGAAATTAAACGTGCTGAACCTCGAGATTCTTCAAGTAAAATGAATGATAGTCATCAAGGTCAGTGGGGTCCGCCTCAACAAGGCGGCCCACCAATGGGTATGGCTGGGAATATGGGACCTATGGGTGGTCCAAATGGTCAGATGGGTGGACCTATGATGGGTGGTCCTATGGGACCTCCTGGAAATATGATGCAACAATATCAAGGTTGGGGTACAAGTCCTCAGACTGGTGGATATGCTGGATATAGTACTCAGTATAATACTCAAGGATGGGGTGCACCACCAGGACCACCTCAACAACAGCAAATcccaccaccgccaccgcaTCAATGGGGTAGCAGTTATAATGTCCAGCCTGCAGCAGCAACTCAAGGTTATGGAAGTTATG GTGGGCCGGCGGCGGCCGCTTCAGGGGGCTACGGGCCCACGGCGGGTACTGGCGGGGCTGCGGGGGGCGGGCCCGGGGGTTCTTGGAACTCCTGGAACATGCCACAGAATGGGCCCCCTCCTGGGACCCAGCCACCACCCCAGCCCCCTCAACCCAACTCCTCGCAGCCCAACTCCAACTCGAACCCCTCTGGCCCGCAGG GTGATATGTATTCACGACAAACTACCGGCTCAGGTGCACCTGGAACTAGTAGCAGTTCGGCTAAAACACCGGATTACAGTGGCTATTCCGCATATGGTAATTATGCTGATACCACTTATCCTCAACAACGTTCATATACGGGAGGAGAAAGCAACCAAG
- the LOC122637648 gene encoding heterogeneous nuclear ribonucleoprotein 27C-like isoform X2: MRVKTEMDDDEKGKLFVGGLSWETTQENLQRYFGRYGEVIDCVVMKNSESGRSRGFGFVTFSDPANVPLVLQNGPHQLDGRTIDPKPCNPRTLQKPKRSGGFPKVFLGGLPSNVTETDLRSFFTRFGKVMEVVIMYDQEKKKSRGFGFLSFEDEDAVDRCVAEHFVSLNGKQVEIKRAEPRDSSSKMNDSHQGQWGPPQQGGPPMGMAGNMGPMGGPNGQMGGPMMGGPMGPPGNMMQQYQGWGTSPQTGGYAGYSTQYNTQGWGAPPGPPQQQQIPPPPPHQWGSSYNVQPAAATQGYGSYGGPAAAASGGYGPTAGTGGAAGGGPGGSWNSWNMPQNGPPPGTQPPPQPPQPNSSQPNSNSNPSGPQGDMYSRQTTGSGAPGTSSSSAKTPDYSGYSAYGNYADTTYPQQRSYTGGESNQESISLSVHRQRRRHRQPSINKSTLYLQAKLDRV; encoded by the exons ATGAGAGTGAAGACCGAAatggacgacgacgaaaaggg AAAACTGTTTGTTGGAGGATTGTCTTGGGAGACAACGCAAGAAAATCTGCAACGTTACTTCGGTCGTTATGGCGAAGTAATTGATTGTGTTGTTATGAAAAATAGTGAATCTGGACGAAGCCGTGGATTTGGATTCGTTACATTTAGCGATCCTGCTAATGTTCCTTTGGTTCTTCAAAATGGACCACATCAACTTGATGGACGTACG ATTGATCCAAAGCCATGTAATCCACGTACCTTACAAAAACCAAAACGCAGTGGTGGTTTTCCAAAAGTTTTTCTTGGCGGCCTTCCAAGTAACGTGACAGAAACTGATCTTAGGTCCTTCTTTACTCGATTTGGGAAGGTTATGGAAGTTGTCATTATGTatgatcaagaaaaaaagaaatcgagag GATTTGGCTTTCTCAGTTTTGAGGATGAAGATGCTGTGGACCGATGCGTTGCGGAGCATTTTGTCAGCTTAAATGGAAAACAG GTTGAAATTAAACGTGCTGAACCTCGAGATTCTTCAAGTAAAATGAATGATAGTCATCAAGGTCAGTGGGGTCCGCCTCAACAAGGCGGCCCACCAATGGGTATGGCTGGGAATATGGGACCTATGGGTGGTCCAAATGGTCAGATGGGTGGACCTATGATGGGTGGTCCTATGGGACCTCCTGGAAATATGATGCAACAATATCAAGGTTGGGGTACAAGTCCTCAGACTGGTGGATATGCTGGATATAGTACTCAGTATAATACTCAAGGATGGGGTGCACCACCAGGACCACCTCAACAACAGCAAATcccaccaccgccaccgcaTCAATGGGGTAGCAGTTATAATGTCCAGCCTGCAGCAGCAACTCAAGGTTATGGAAGTTATG GTGGGCCGGCGGCGGCCGCTTCAGGGGGCTACGGGCCCACGGCGGGTACTGGCGGGGCTGCGGGGGGCGGGCCCGGGGGTTCTTGGAACTCCTGGAACATGCCACAGAATGGGCCCCCTCCTGGGACCCAGCCACCACCCCAGCCCCCTCAACCCAACTCCTCGCAGCCCAACTCCAACTCGAACCCCTCTGGCCCGCAGG GTGATATGTATTCACGACAAACTACCGGCTCAGGTGCACCTGGAACTAGTAGCAGTTCGGCTAAAACACCGGATTACAGTGGCTATTCCGCATATGGTAATTATGCTGATACCACTTATCCTCAACAACGTTCATATACGGGAGGAGAAAGCAACCAAG
- the LOC122637648 gene encoding heterogeneous nuclear ribonucleoprotein 27C-like isoform X5, which produces MRVKTEMDDDEKGKLFVGGLSWETTQENLQRYFGRYGEVIDCVVMKNSESGRSRGFGFVTFSDPANVPLVLQNGPHQLDGRTIDPKPCNPRTLQKPKRSGGFPKVFLGGLPSNVTETDLRSFFTRFGKVMEVVIMYDQEKKKSRGFGFLSFEDEDAVDRCVAEHFVSLNGKQVEIKRAEPRDSSSKMNDSHQGQWGPPQQGGPPMGMAGNMGPMGGPNGQMGGPMMGGPMGPPGNMMQQYQGWGTSPQTGGYAGYSTQYNTQGWGAPPGPPQQQQIPPPPPHQWGSSYNVQPAAATQGYGSYGGPAAAASGGYGPTAGTGGAAGGGPGGSWNSWNMPQNGPPPGTQPPPQPPQPNSSQPNSNSNPSGPQGDMYSRQTTGSGAPGTSSSSAKTPDYSGYSAYGNYADTTYPQQRSYTGGESNQEKKKTKKAFRSMNT; this is translated from the exons ATGAGAGTGAAGACCGAAatggacgacgacgaaaaggg AAAACTGTTTGTTGGAGGATTGTCTTGGGAGACAACGCAAGAAAATCTGCAACGTTACTTCGGTCGTTATGGCGAAGTAATTGATTGTGTTGTTATGAAAAATAGTGAATCTGGACGAAGCCGTGGATTTGGATTCGTTACATTTAGCGATCCTGCTAATGTTCCTTTGGTTCTTCAAAATGGACCACATCAACTTGATGGACGTACG ATTGATCCAAAGCCATGTAATCCACGTACCTTACAAAAACCAAAACGCAGTGGTGGTTTTCCAAAAGTTTTTCTTGGCGGCCTTCCAAGTAACGTGACAGAAACTGATCTTAGGTCCTTCTTTACTCGATTTGGGAAGGTTATGGAAGTTGTCATTATGTatgatcaagaaaaaaagaaatcgagag GATTTGGCTTTCTCAGTTTTGAGGATGAAGATGCTGTGGACCGATGCGTTGCGGAGCATTTTGTCAGCTTAAATGGAAAACAG GTTGAAATTAAACGTGCTGAACCTCGAGATTCTTCAAGTAAAATGAATGATAGTCATCAAGGTCAGTGGGGTCCGCCTCAACAAGGCGGCCCACCAATGGGTATGGCTGGGAATATGGGACCTATGGGTGGTCCAAATGGTCAGATGGGTGGACCTATGATGGGTGGTCCTATGGGACCTCCTGGAAATATGATGCAACAATATCAAGGTTGGGGTACAAGTCCTCAGACTGGTGGATATGCTGGATATAGTACTCAGTATAATACTCAAGGATGGGGTGCACCACCAGGACCACCTCAACAACAGCAAATcccaccaccgccaccgcaTCAATGGGGTAGCAGTTATAATGTCCAGCCTGCAGCAGCAACTCAAGGTTATGGAAGTTATG GTGGGCCGGCGGCGGCCGCTTCAGGGGGCTACGGGCCCACGGCGGGTACTGGCGGGGCTGCGGGGGGCGGGCCCGGGGGTTCTTGGAACTCCTGGAACATGCCACAGAATGGGCCCCCTCCTGGGACCCAGCCACCACCCCAGCCCCCTCAACCCAACTCCTCGCAGCCCAACTCCAACTCGAACCCCTCTGGCCCGCAGG GTGATATGTATTCACGACAAACTACCGGCTCAGGTGCACCTGGAACTAGTAGCAGTTCGGCTAAAACACCGGATTACAGTGGCTATTCCGCATATGGTAATTATGCTGATACCACTTATCCTCAACAACGTTCATATACGGGAGGAGAAAGCAACCAAG